One stretch of Aythya fuligula isolate bAytFul2 chromosome 24, bAytFul2.pri, whole genome shotgun sequence DNA includes these proteins:
- the SNX11 gene encoding sorting nexin-11: MLEGPEEELTTVRVQDPRVQNEGSWNSYVDYKIFLHTNSKAFTAKTSCVRRRYREFVWLRRQLQKNAGLVPVPELPGKSAFFVGSTDEFIEKRRQGLQQFLEKVVQNVVLLSDSRLHLFLQSQLSVPEIEACVQGRGTQTVTDAILHYAMSNCGWAQEEESRPALLPGGALRGSCARLGGPQGPGCLEPLPHWSDFGMDESRLDSPAEPAEPLGGPQEGQ, from the exons ATGTTGGAGGGCCCGGAGGAG GAGCTGACCACGGTGCGCGTCCAAGACCCCCGGGTGCAGAACGAAGGCTCCTGGAACTCCTACGTGGATTATAAAATCTTCCTCCAC ACCAACAGCAAGGCCTTTACTGCCAAGACCTCATGTGTGCGGCGCCGGTACCGTGAGTTTGTGTGGCTGCGGCGGCAGCTCCAGAAGAATGCTGGCCTGGT GCCCgtcccagagctgcctgggaaATCCGCCTTCTTTGTGGGCAGCACGGATGAATTTATCGAGAAGCGGagacaggggctgcagcagttCCTGGAAAA GGTCGTGCAGAACGTGGTGCTGCTCTCGGACAGCCGGCTGCACCTCTTCCTGCAGAGCCAGCTCTCGGTGCCTGAGATAGAGGCGTGTGTGCAGGGCCGGGGCACGCAGACGGTGACGGACGCCATCCTGCACTACGCCATGTCCAACTGCGGCTGGgcgcaggaggaggagagccgCCCCGCGCTGCTGCCGGGGGGGGCCCTGCGCGGCAG CTGTGCCCGCCTGGGGGGCCCGCAGGGGCCCGGCTGCCTGGAGCCCCTCCCGCACTGGAGCGACTTTGGCATGGACGAGAGCCGCTTGGACAGCCCGGCTGAGCCGGCCGAGCCCTTGGGCGGACCGCAGGAGGGGCAGTGA